One region of Pristis pectinata isolate sPriPec2 chromosome 30, sPriPec2.1.pri, whole genome shotgun sequence genomic DNA includes:
- the LOC127584608 gene encoding transmembrane protein 273-like isoform X2 — translation MDHKRDYFTTKASANGTDKDGDGIELKYALMGAGIGIFLVVSFVLVKIYMIKKHIYENDLTDPPSKQSQSLREERNRIA, via the exons ATGGATCATAAGAGAG ATTATTTCACGACAAAAGCATCTGCCAATGGAACAGACAAAGATGGTGATGGAATTG AACTCAAGTATGCCTTGATGGGAGCTGGAATAGGAATATTTCTAGTTGTCTCATTTGTCTTGGTTAAGATTTACATGATTAAAAAGCACATCTATGAAAACGATTTAACAG ATCCTCCATCCAAGCAAAGCCAGTCATTAAG agaagagagaaacagaattgcttAG